Sequence from the Heptranchias perlo isolate sHepPer1 chromosome 28, sHepPer1.hap1, whole genome shotgun sequence genome:
aaggttatgggttcaagtcctgctccagagacttgagcacataatctacgctgatattccagtgcagtctgagggagtgctgcactgtctttcagatgagatgttaaactgaagccctgtctgccctcttaggtaggcataaaagatcctatagcactatttagaagaagagctggggagctctcccagtgtcctggctaatatttatccctcaaccaacatcactaaaacaaaacagtttgtctggtcattatcttgttgctgttgtgggaccttgctgtgtacaaattggttgctgcatttccttacattacaacagtgacaacacttcaaaagtagttcattggctgtaaagtgctttgggacataccgaggtcatgaaaggagctatgtaaatgcaagttctttatttaccGATGATTTTTTTCTTCAGTGACAAGTTGAGTTCTTTTCTCTGAACCCTATCCAACCCATCACTCCTAGAAGACAGAATGCCAAAGGTTGCAAATGTTGCCTTGCTCCTGATCTGTACAACTTTGGAATGTTCTGGAACTATATCCTGGCATTTGATTCACTTTATTGATAACAGCCAATATATGCTCCCACCACGCAAAGCTGTGCATCAGGAAAGCAGAAGATGAAAACTGACCTCACTGTTTTCTATTTCTACGTGCTTTAATTTACAGTTACCTGTATTGAAATCGATTGGCCATTCCTTCGTGCATGAAGATagcagcagggaaatgggatcagAGTGAAGAGCAAGTATCAGCCCAGGCACGATAGATCTATGAGAAGCATTAGGCTGTGCTTCAGTGACGTCCTGGAGTCCTTTTGAAGGGGTAATTAAACCACTGGACAGGAGCTATCCGATCAATATAATTGCTTTGGATTTTTAGAAGTTGTTTGTCAATGTGAGACGTTGAAAGATGGTTGACCCATGAAATGAATGGCAAATTACCTGTTGGATTGAAACTTGGTTCTTCTGTTTAATTGATCCCAATCCCTCTGAACGCTGTTATTCTCTCTGATATTTGTCACAtagcttggtgtcatcagcaagttTTAGAAAATTATTATATATGGGAAGCACTCTCCTACAACTCTATCAAGAATATTGCCATCAGCTGGCACCCAGAATGGACCCTCACAGAGCTCTACTACTCCTCCCAGAATAGCGCTCCAAAACTAAGCTTCTTCCATTTCTTACTACCTTTTGTTTCCGATTGCCAATCCATTTTTCAATCCAGAGACTCATTTCCGGTTCGTTCCATGAGCCTTAACTGCTTTTAACAGTTTCAcactatcaaacaccttctgcaaATCCAAATCTTTGATAGCTCAGTCCAATAGTTACCACCTCAAAGAATTCCAGAAGATTAGTGAGCCATGACCTATTGCTtctaaattcatgctgactgctCCCTTTGGCCTCTGTGCTCTTTAGTTGAGCAGTGAAAGCATCCCATGTGGTGTCCTCAGGCATTTAGCCATTATGTGTTAGTCTAACTGGCCTGTCATTTCTAGGTTTATCACTCTTAAAtgccaacttggctcagttggtagcactcttgtctctgagtcagaacttTGTTGTGTTCAAACCCCATCCCAAACACACAATCTAGCTTAACACTTCAGTgaaaagtactgagggagtgctgcattgtcagaggtgctgtctttcagatgagatgttaaactgaggccctgtataaAATATTCCAGaagggagagcaggggagttctcacaaTATTGTGGCCAATGTTACTCTCTCATCCAAaatacattatctggtcatttatctcatttgctgtttgaggGAGTTTTCTGTGTGTCAATTGGCTGCCACGGTTGTGTACATTCTGGAGGGGATACagcgctggaggagattgcaaagACAGGGTGAAGTGAGGTCGTGAAGGAATTTGtagacaaggatgaggattttaaatataATGCAATGGGGTCCTgttccatgggtgccagcagCCCATCATTATCTCACTCAAGAGGCCAGTCTTCAAACGTGAGTTTAGTCAGTGAGTGTTGGCACCATATTTGACACGGGGAGGTATCACTGAAAATCTGACATCTAAACGcattcactttccagcaggacttACTGTATAGCAATCAGGTGCAGGAACTCTGGCCAGGTGCACAGAGATCAGGAAACTTTACTATTAGCCCGGCTAagaataactcagcacagagggtGGATTGAACATGGGTTCCTTGTCTGTATGCCTTAATACTGCATTAggtgatacagagctatggggaactACATGTGTATATGTAGTTTCTCAAATTCTTGACTGATGTGCATCTGTGCAGAAGCTGCTGCAAAGCCTATGCTGTACTCACGAAAGACTAGTTTGAAACAGGCAGTAAACTTTAATTATGGTTTTAGTGCCTTCGTTTTATTCAGATTTGCATGAACTAACAGAtgccccgtggcattgctcacctGTAGTCTCAAGTTTGGAGTATAGCTGCGAGGCTGAGCTGCTAATCTGGCCCATTTCTTTAAGGTCGCTGCTCTAAATATGCAAATCCTAGTCATTGTAGCTGCTTGAAAGCTGCTGAATTCATTCACAGGGTAGTTgtaactgcttgtaaatttcaggctgcagGTCAGTAACTTGTTTTCCATTTTTTAAAGATAGTTTTGAATCtgtaacaaaatgtgacactCTGAAGTGTGACATCTGGTGTGTGACAGGTACACTCTGGATGCAAGGCTTTCTATACGTCCATCTCGGGTCATTACAGGTCAGGAggtgaaattttaaaaagcagaTTTTGTTTTTGGGAAGGTCAATTAAGAAGCTACAGGTATTCTGGCTCCAGTATTAACTACGATACAAGAATTTGCAAAAGCAGATGGAagtgcagcattttttaaaaaggcatttgcaaAATGGGACAGGTCTGCCTGTGTATGTGCTCACCTGAGACAGGTTCTCTTGTGTGTGCACAAATGTGAGACCACTTGTAAATGCAAAAATGTAAAATGGGCCCACTAATGCATGTGTAAATGTAAGATGGTTCCTTTCATACATGAACACCCTTTTTATTAATGCAACAGTTATGAAGTAGACATTTACCTACTGCTTTCATTCCTGAGTGATCAGGTGGCCACCCCCAAACCAGACTGGTCAGTTCAAAGACAAGTAGCCACCTATTGGCAGGTACCATGGGGAAATCCCTGTTATTGAATTGATTGCCAGAGTTTGGGTCAAAGAGCTGGGCTAGTCCACCCTGGTGCTCCAACTGCCAGAGGCTGATCTTTAAACAAATACAGCATTGTTTCATTTCAGGATGGCTGCATGAGCTCCACCAGCTGTTACCTGGATCAGTTCGATGATGGGATGTGCCAGACCCAAACAGAACTGAGCTAGACCAAAAGCTGAACTGAAGCAAAGCAATACTGATATGATTGGATGTGACGGAGATTGTCCAGTTTCTTTGCACGAACCTATGCCCATGTGCCCTCTGTAGGAACTCATACCATTGGCCAGGCTTAGGTCAGTTGGACTTTGTTCTTCATAGGGCTGCTCATTTCCAGCTCACTGGCCACATCAGAAAGCAGATCAATAACAAATAGAAAAATTACCAAGTCTCTCAGATATCCATTCAATCTCTCTCATGGCTTATATAATCAAGGCCAGTAGCTGTGGTCTTCATGGAAAATGTACAGATTTGTAGAGTAAAATCGCCCCCAAAAAACAGCTAAAACAGTGGAAAATCCCACGTAGTAAAAAcgaaatttgacttattcagccaTGGCAAATCTTGCTTCTATTCAATAATATTAACCAGATAATGAGAAGTGTTGTTCCTACAGCCAGACTGTTGGTGCCAATCGTCTGCGCTTGTGTTGCCAAATCAGGCACCTTCTGTTTTGATAACTATACTGGTCGGCTACCGAGTAACCTGGAGAGCCCAACTTGAAAATTCATTTTGTCCCCAAACAAATGTTTTCCGTTTAATTGCTCATGtcattttttctttcctttcctgatAAGATGTTTCAGATTGTGGTTTTGCCCTACTTTGTATCATTCCGTCCTTCCCCACCTGCAGTTCTTTATTTGATTTGCACAGAGCAACTTCCTGGAGGGTCTGTGCACCTTCCTATCGGTGGGGCGGCTGCTTCTGCACCGGGTGTGCTCGCTGAACCTTAAATGGCCTTGGAGTCCATATTGGGAGATGTCCCAGCACGCGCAGGCCTGAGCGCAGGCCCTGGGGTGCGAACGGAGTGTTAGGCCGCGAAACCGCAGGCTGGCGCTCACGTGAACTGAGGGGAGGCAGGTTCTTGCTCTGAAGAAAAGGTGAAGGCACGGAGAATGGACTCACAGCCTCGGAGGTTAcggcaattgcgggtgcgaagCCATAGCGCAGGTGTAGTACGTGGCCCGCTTTTGGCCCATTTTGCGAGCCAGGAGGGACGTTGTGTGCAGCCCCTCGCTGTTCCGGCCTCTGCTGCACCACCTGCTGCTGACTCTTCTTTTTGTCCCTCTTTATCATGTCCTGGAGCTTCTCCACTTGGGTTTTTCTCATGTGGCAAAGTTTTCTTGTCCTGTGGAACCTCTCCaggaagctcttcagtgacgttTTACCAGCCAGGAACATGTCAGTGATTTCCTATAAAGAAAGACAATCTTATTATATACTTTTAATCCTATAGCACAGAGAGTCTGGTAAAATGAGCAgagctgctctgccgatggtagTGAGGTAGAACAGTTGTAGGTGACCTCTGCTCCTGAACCTGTTTAAGTATCTGGGGTCAAAGGGAAGGTCAACTCATTATAATATTGTACCCTAAATTTGCAGTAAAATGGGGTATAACTGGGCATAACTGCAACACGACAGGGGTCCCAGCAAATCTATTGTGAAGACATGGGGAAAAGAGCTTGGGATTGGCACTGGGAGGCACCAGTACATGCACCAACTCCAGTTCAAAATGTGGCAGCTGAGTTGAGTTGTAGTGGAAATGTTCATTCTGCTGTTGCTGTGGTTTCTGATGCTGTTGTTTATGACAGTGAAGTTGCTTCCTATTTATTGCCAATGGGGTGCAGCCAGGATGTGACTTTTGTGCAAGTGAAATACAACTGGGGAGAATTAAAAGAAAAACTGGGAGCtgcagctcaattgctaaatttaaatctgagatagatagctttttggcaaccaaaggtattaagggatatgggccaaaggcgggtatatggagttaatcacagatcagccttgatcttatcaaatggtggttcaggcacgaggggctgaatggcctactcctgttcctatgtttcctatgtctcTTCCTGCGGTTTGAACTATGCTCTGTACTATGGCAATAAGCCACCTGTAAGTGTTTCAGAGCTACAGATACGTTGGTACGTGAAATAACTCAAAGATTCAAAAAAAGGCCCTGAAACTACTGATGAAGAAACTCTTAACCCGTTAAATCTTTGATGAATTGTTTTGTGCCAATCCCGAGATTTCTTCCCCCATgtttttcccttcctctcctgactcATGTTGTGGTATCATTCCATTGGTGCAGGTAGCCTTCTGTTATCTTGCCTAAGTAAGTGTttttttatcagtgagtgtggacagtcaaTGTTCAAAGACTATCAAATAGGGGGACTCTACAGCAATGGGGTGACATCACAGCCATTCCTAACCAAGCCCTCACCTGATGCCCACAAATAAGTACTTTTCAGCAACGTTGGACAGTAATAAGGAGCAGGAACCTAGATGCTTCTTTTTCCTGCCTAGCTAAAGGCAATTGTGGATCCCCCACTGCCACCCCAACTGATACTAGATAAATTAGCACAGACTAAAGGTTGACCCATAAACTGAATAACCAGCCCCCCAACCCTACAGTAACCAGAAACCAAAACCTATGGCAAATGGGACACCAAACCCTCCGACAATCAGCCACCAAATCTTACAGCAACCAGACATCTAACACAGCGATGAGACGCCCAACCCTGCAGCGATGAGACGCCCAACCCTGCAGCGATGAGACGCCCAACCCTGCAGCGATGAGACGCCCAACCCTGCAGCGATGAGACGCCCAACCCTGCAGCGATGAGACGCCCAACCCTGCAGCGATGAGACGCCCAACCCTGCAGCGATGAGACGCCCAACCCTGCAGCGATGAGACGCCCAACCCTGCAGCGATGAGACGCCCAACCCTGCAGCGATGAGACGCCCAACCCTGCAGCGATGAGACGCCCAACCCTGCAGCGATGAGACGCCCAACCCTGCAGCATTCAGACACCAAACTCTCCAAAATTCAGACATGAAACCCTACAGCACTAATGCATGAAACCTGCAGCAATCAGACACCCAACCCCAAAGGACTCAGACGCCAACCCCTATAACAAATGGATACCTAACCCTACAGCTATAAGCCATCAAGCCCTATAATAACTGGACACCAAACCCTACAGCAATCAGACATCAAACCTTACAGTGGAAGAGTGCCTACTTAGGGGAGGGCAGGGATGAGTACCAACACGTATCCATAATAGCTTGCAAGTCTCTGCAATAAATAAGGGAAAATCCTCCAAATTTGTGCCACAGTGTATACAAGTGATGGAATGTTGGGTAGACCTGCATCTTAAGTTGTGACAATGTTGTGTCCCACTGCATTCTCAGTTTAACTACCTGTCATAGAACTATATTCAGGGCTGTCTGTGAGGTGTCAGGTTTATTGGGTCGGTATCGGTGTTTTGAAACTATTAGTCAGCTTTTGCTGGTTTACTTGGTTGGCCTGTATAGTAGTGAACTGGGACAGATTTCCTGCCCACCCATTTACACAATGAATGGTGCAGACAAAAatcattttctttaatagcaaagAAAATATAACCAAAGGGAAGTGTAACTCAGACTAGAAAAAATTGTTTTATACTGATTTCAAACCGCAGCACAAACAGCTGGCTCATGATTTAGTGTggcgagtggggggaggggactcacTTCCTGTATGAAATATGGTGCAAATGATAAATTGAGAAACGGTGCCAGTACAGGGACTTCCTGTACGCGAATGCTGTGCAGCCAGGCAACTTGTGTAATATCTGGTGCAAAACAGCACTCAGGTAAGGGTGGGGGGTATATGGACCACAGCTTCCTGAGGTAGCAAAGCACTGTCTGACTCCTTGCCCAACCCTGTCCTCTTTAGGTATCAGATGCTTTAGTTTGTGGAATGAGAGTGAAATGTTGCTGTTTTTTGTAAACACTTATTTTAGAAAACAGTCACCAAGATGCTGCAGATTGTATGTGGTCCGTTGAAAACTGCATATGATGGTCATTTTCTTATTTCATTTTCTATTCATCAGAGCCTCAATTTTCATCTTCATTGCGGAGCGTCAACTACCTACATTTCTGAAAGTCGCTCCCAGCAGACAATGCTCTACAGGGGGATGCTGAAGATGAACATATAGGCCCATGTTTCCTCATGTATCAGGGGACTACTAATCTGCACCGGGGATAGGATAGAAGATGGCTGCCATTTGTTGTGGATAGGGCTTTTGCTTATGGCTAGGCCTGTCAGAGGGAGGCATTGAGAACCTGTCAATTAGGAGGGAGCAATAATCAATACACAAGCTAACTTGGGCTGATCTTGCATGAAACCCTACAGCAAACAGATATCCAGCCCCACAACAATCAGACACAAAACCTCAGCTCTAATATTTTGCTGCACTGTACtgataagaaaaaaaattgaggatTGTCATCTCTGCATATTGCAGCTCTATGGGCTTTAACTGTACGGAAGGAAGCATTTGAAAACTCCTTTTGGCACACATGCTAAATATCAGGCATTTTATGTGAGTCTCATGAATTTCTAGCAAGCCTCACATTTGCTTACTTAACATGCATAATATGTAAATAATTAGGCAGCACATCGGACTGTTAATGAGCCATCTGCTTGTCCAGGATGGAAAGGCTGAGGCAAGAACATGACAGTGGTGAAGTCCTACGACAGAGTGGGGACAAGGCCAACTAGGAACCAGCACTGATGGGCCCAACAATAGTACAGCCCTGTCACAGTATGACTGACTGCCACCAATAACAaattgaatttatttaatgtagaAACCACCCTAAGATGCTTCAAAGAGGGGTAAgggaaaaatggacaccaagccaaacaaAGAGATAATCGGAAGGGTGACCAattgcttggtcaaaggggtgagctttaaggagggtcttaaagaagggaaGAACAGGAGAGAAGCAGATGGGTTTAGGGAGTGAACGGCAGGGCATGGGGCCTGAAGCCACAgacgccaatgatggggcgaagagAGGGGTTTGCACAAGACACTGAGttagaggactggagagttggaggggctgggttgtagggctggaggaggttacagagatagggaaagcaagaccatgaagggatttgaacacgaggatgagacatTTACATTTAAAGCATAGGGGGACTGGGTGTCAATGTAAGCCTGCAAGGTCAGGGATAATGGGctagaggaaattgtggcttatccaagattgtatgtcagacaagcagtggaagggtcaagggaggtgttggagaggtagagctgggtatcatcaatgTACACATGGAAGCTGACTGTatatctgtggatgatgtcatcaaggggcagcatgcagatgaggaagaggaaggggccaaTGATGGATTCTTGCAGCATTCCCGAGGTGATGGTGTAGGAAGAGAAACCATTATAGAGATATTCTGGCTAGATTggacaggtaagagtggaaccaagtgagggctgaCCCACTAAGTTGGACAATGGAAGCGAGGCATTGGAGGAAAATGGTATGGTCAACCTTGTCAAAGAGGTCAAGttagatgaggagagatagtgcatcatggtcacagtcacagagaataaaTCTGGTGACTTTGGTTAAGGCCATTCTGGAGCTGTGGGAAgggtagaaacctgattggagggattcaaacatggagtggtGGGAAAGATGGTACAAATCTGGGTGGTGACAATATGTTCAATAACTCTTGGGAGGAaaagaaggttggagatgggacagtagtttgcaaagacagaagTGAGGTTGGTTTTTTGAGGAGACGGGGTGATGACAATGGTTTTGAAAGGGTGACAGTgccagaggagagggaaccatttacaatgtcagttagTATTGGGACCAGGAAaggaagttaggtggtcagcTGGTAGTGGAAAAAAAATAAGCTGGGGGATATTTTTGCTGCCCAGGAGCCTTGTCATTGAATGACTGACCCCACAGAAATATACCTCTGACACAGTGTGACTGGCTGATCCGACAATAGTGGAACTGTCAACCTGTCAGCCTTGTATTCTGTCTTCCCCCCTCAAACACCTGGGGAGCCCTTGACTCCTTCAAGATGTGGGCATCGTAACTGCTCCATGGAAAATAAGCATTAACTTGCATAACCTTTTGCTGGTGGTTACAAACCATCTGAATGTTCAGGGAGCAGAAACCCTCTCTGTTCATAATGAGGAGGGCACTTATGACAATTACATGAGTGGCAGTTAATAATGTTGTGTACATGGGGACCAAATGATGGGTTAAATTGGGTCCGCCTCTCTGGCTGGGATCCACTGTTGCACTTGATATATGCCGACACGTGGTGGATGAGGACATCTGCTCAGGGATACAACTGCGAACTGCACACTGGCCGATCCAAGTGATGTCTCTTGTTGATGCCTGGTATTACTCAGTAGTGTAGAAGTTTAGCACTGAGAATGCTGTCCAGATGCAGCTCCTTGGTGGCAGGTCTAGTTCACAAGTCTGAGATTGTGTCCCTGTTGAGATGCAATCCTCTTAACGCTGCCCCTTGCTGAGGTCAGCGTATCCATGCTGCATGGGGCAGTAACGAGTCCTGAAAGTCCATCTCCCGGCTGTGGGTTCCTACTattgctgcttcttctccaaagtaTCTGGCAATCTTCCTCCTTCATCCTTCGTTAATCAATCTCTCCTGCTCTGCTCACCATTCAAACTCTGCTGGCTCCCTCCAAGGCTTTAACTCCAGCTTTAAATGGGAGAAATTAATGTGATGTAGAACTAGGGTACGTCTTGAGTTAAACTGCCTGTTCCATGTTAATTGTTGTTTAACAAGCAAAAGGCAAAGCACCAATGTTGGTTCCTGAGTTAATGTGCGGTTGAAATATTTACTCAagagtgtggtgagaatgtggaactcactacc
This genomic interval carries:
- the LOC137344856 gene encoding vacuolar protein sorting-associated protein 37D-like, whose protein sequence is MSRDRFGILSTRQLRDMLEDEQKLGRMVQLSPQLQTLQLEREMILAGNRRMAEDNLSLQPRLDDRKLRLAKKYQELQEVTAVYEDKQRNVAAYLERCSPKSALELLQRETVKIEEESEEITDMFLAGKTSLKSFLERFHRTRKLCHMRKTQVEKLQDMIKRDKKKSQQQVVQQRPEQRGAAHNVPPGSQNGPKAGHVLHLRYGFAPAIAVTSEAVSPFSVPSPFLQSKNLPPLSSRERQPAVSRPNTPFAPQGLRSGLRVLGHLPIWTPRPFKVQRAHPVQKQPPHR